The Bacillus sp. Y1 genome has a window encoding:
- a CDS encoding YisL family protein, protein MSINTHAHITAWVLALVLFFVANSLHKSGKAKAAKIVHMILRVLYIIVFATGGMLVHTLFSMQPVEYIAKVLIGLWVIAAMEMVLVRTVKGKETKSLWIQFYVAVVLVILLGLRLPLGFQLF, encoded by the coding sequence ATGTCGATTAACACACATGCCCATATTACCGCATGGGTTCTTGCACTAGTCCTATTTTTTGTAGCAAACTCATTACATAAGAGTGGAAAAGCAAAGGCTGCGAAAATCGTTCATATGATTTTGAGAGTTTTGTATATCATTGTGTTTGCAACAGGTGGAATGCTCGTTCATACGTTATTCTCCATGCAGCCAGTTGAGTATATAGCTAAAGTTTTAATTGGACTTTGGGTAATCGCAGCGATGGAGATGGTTCTCGTTCGTACGGTAAAAGGAAAAGAAACAAAGTCGCTTTGGATACAATTTTATGTTGCGGTTGTTCTAGTAATCTTATTAGGACTTCGCTTACCACTTGGATTTCAATTATTTTAA
- a CDS encoding spore germination protein GerPB, whose product MNFYIQQNISINLLRIDAITNSSVLQIGSAGVIRPTSHLYNTGGFTGPAPEPIHPGGTIVTSQDSAEFTGSDTGSYIDSPAVPLSIS is encoded by the coding sequence ATGAATTTCTATATTCAACAAAATATATCTATTAATCTTCTACGTATTGATGCGATTACGAATTCATCCGTATTACAGATTGGCAGTGCTGGAGTTATTCGTCCAACCTCCCATCTATATAATACTGGAGGTTTCACAGGACCTGCACCTGAACCTATTCATCCCGGCGGAACAATCGTAACTTCTCAGGATTCGGCTGAATTTACAGGAAGTGATACTGGATCGTATATAGATTCTCCAGCTGTTCCATTATCCATTTCATAA
- a CDS encoding DUF2777 domain-containing protein, which translates to MNRQQRLKLFEYQTRAFIEGTVEHINNQWIFFDEETDEASILDDFLHQEIEVFRFNRWKKGILFEDGKVTFGSETLHLKNQDVVRIRKHLMYSLERLLEEINDDSFYQFISHLNSLGFSIFDCIYCYNHLTFLKDAERKSGVNFIIFDNQEDICNVQHHFCYYKKQTDRFEFTLNAGKRTVIEKFI; encoded by the coding sequence ATGAATAGACAGCAACGACTAAAACTTTTTGAGTATCAAACGAGAGCATTTATTGAAGGTACGGTAGAGCATATAAACAACCAGTGGATTTTTTTCGATGAGGAAACAGATGAAGCCTCCATTTTGGATGATTTTTTACACCAAGAAATTGAGGTATTTCGATTCAATCGATGGAAAAAGGGAATTTTATTTGAGGATGGGAAAGTAACATTTGGAAGTGAAACTCTTCATTTAAAAAATCAAGATGTAGTAAGAATCCGCAAACACTTAATGTATTCCCTTGAACGGTTGCTAGAAGAGATCAACGATGATTCGTTTTATCAATTTATTTCTCATTTAAATTCGCTTGGTTTTTCAATCTTTGATTGTATTTATTGCTACAATCATCTAACTTTTTTAAAGGATGCGGAAAGAAAAAGTGGTGTGAATTTTATTATCTTTGATAATCAAGAGGATATTTGTAATGTTCAACATCATTTCTGTTATTATAAAAAGCAAACCGACCGTTTTGAATTTACACTTAACGCTGGTAAGAGAACGGTGATTGAAAAATTTATATAA
- a CDS encoding fumarylacetoacetate hydrolase family protein — protein sequence MKLITGKRENKVFIGVLDSTETKVVSVNETDSMVECIAKGEEFLQEINEKIQAASEEDYFLLEEVTLLSPITKPPKNILCVGKNYVDHAIEMGSKDDIPEHMMVFTKAPTTIIGPNEQIENHLSITEQLDYEGELAIVIGKKGRNIQKEDALDYVFGYTIVNDITARDLQAKHKQFFLGKSLDTSCPMGPFLVYKESLSNPNQLQIETKVNGEVRQSSNTKHFIFSVEEMVSTLSLGMTLEPGDVIATGTPAGVGKGFHPPRFLKPGDQIEITIEGIGTLMNKVSEEI from the coding sequence ATGAAGCTTATTACCGGAAAAAGAGAAAACAAAGTTTTTATTGGTGTTTTAGATTCAACAGAAACAAAGGTTGTTTCTGTTAACGAAACGGATTCAATGGTCGAATGTATTGCAAAGGGAGAAGAATTTCTACAGGAGATAAACGAAAAAATCCAAGCAGCAAGCGAGGAGGATTATTTCCTTTTAGAAGAGGTTACCTTGCTTTCACCCATTACAAAGCCTCCGAAAAACATTTTGTGTGTAGGGAAAAATTACGTGGACCATGCGATTGAGATGGGAAGTAAGGATGACATTCCTGAACATATGATGGTTTTTACAAAAGCTCCAACTACGATTATTGGTCCAAATGAACAAATTGAGAATCATCTTTCCATTACGGAGCAGTTAGACTATGAAGGGGAGTTAGCGATCGTGATTGGAAAGAAGGGAAGGAATATTCAAAAAGAAGATGCCCTTGACTATGTGTTTGGTTATACGATTGTAAACGATATAACGGCACGCGATCTTCAGGCGAAACATAAGCAGTTCTTTCTCGGAAAAAGCCTAGATACCAGTTGCCCGATGGGACCATTTCTTGTTTATAAAGAGAGCCTATCAAATCCCAATCAATTACAAATTGAAACGAAAGTAAATGGAGAGGTTCGCCAAAGCTCTAATACAAAGCACTTTATCTTTTCGGTTGAAGAAATGGTCTCGACACTTTCACTGGGGATGACACTTGAACCAGGAGATGTGATTGCTACGGGTACTCCAGCAGGTGTAGGTAAAGGATTTCACCCACCGCGCTTTCTAAAGCCAGGCGATCAAATTGAAATTACGATTGAGGGTATTGGAACCCTAATGAATAAAGTCAGTGAGGAAATTTGA
- a CDS encoding long-chain-fatty-acid--CoA ligase yields the protein MNVPLVLTQFLDRAVSLYSEKEAVYCGERSFTYGQLGERVNQLAHGLKDLGVNKGDRVAYLAPNSVEMLEGFYGVFLLGGVMVPLNIRLKPEDYLFILNHSESKVLFVDQELFDLILPIKEKLETVETIIVHYKNEVTQEIGYDEWLATKEKKAFPRAELHEDDVCSLLYTSGTTGHPKGVMLTHRNNYIHALTTMHHLRVSDQDVLLHILPMFHVNGWGSPFYYTANGSTQICLRKATPEAIFNAIEKYKVSVMHMAPTVLNSLLQFYEKNIPQIDHKVRVVIAGSAPPPAFVTRVERELRWEFIQVYGMTESSPLSTISTIRSHLADLPLKDQYRMKAMAGVSMIGCEVRVINEKGQEVEKNGKEIGEVVTRSNGVMKGYWKNPEATMETIRDGWLHTGDMATVDSYGNIDIVDRKKDIIISGGENISSIEVEGVLYEHPSVLEAAVIAVPHEKWGETPHAFVVVRSGHSVEEKDLISFSREKLAHFKAVTGVTFVKELPKTASGKIQKVHLRNDYWESHGKAGKFVN from the coding sequence ATGAATGTACCTTTGGTGTTAACTCAGTTTTTGGACCGTGCGGTATCTCTTTATAGTGAAAAAGAAGCAGTATATTGTGGAGAACGGAGCTTTACATATGGTCAATTGGGAGAAAGAGTAAATCAGCTGGCACATGGATTAAAAGATCTAGGAGTGAACAAAGGTGATCGGGTAGCCTATTTAGCTCCTAACAGTGTTGAAATGCTAGAAGGTTTTTATGGGGTATTCTTGTTGGGTGGAGTGATGGTGCCACTTAATATTCGGTTAAAGCCAGAAGATTATTTGTTTATATTAAATCATAGTGAATCAAAGGTATTATTTGTAGATCAAGAGCTCTTTGATCTTATTCTCCCTATTAAGGAAAAATTAGAAACAGTTGAGACCATCATTGTTCATTACAAAAATGAGGTAACACAAGAGATAGGGTACGACGAATGGTTAGCGACCAAAGAAAAGAAAGCGTTTCCTAGAGCTGAGCTACATGAGGATGATGTTTGTAGCTTGTTATATACAAGTGGTACAACGGGGCATCCAAAAGGAGTGATGCTCACTCACCGTAATAATTATATACATGCTCTTACGACGATGCACCATTTACGGGTAAGTGATCAAGATGTTCTGCTTCATATTCTCCCGATGTTCCATGTGAATGGTTGGGGGTCCCCTTTTTATTATACAGCCAATGGATCTACTCAAATATGTTTGCGAAAGGCTACTCCAGAGGCTATTTTTAATGCGATAGAAAAATATAAAGTAAGCGTTATGCATATGGCACCAACTGTATTAAATAGCCTGCTTCAATTCTATGAGAAAAACATCCCGCAAATTGATCATAAGGTAAGAGTGGTCATAGCAGGCTCTGCTCCACCACCAGCATTTGTGACAAGGGTAGAAAGAGAGCTTAGGTGGGAGTTTATACAAGTGTATGGAATGACCGAATCCTCTCCTTTAAGTACAATCTCAACCATTCGTTCTCATTTGGCTGATCTTCCATTAAAGGACCAATACCGTATGAAGGCTATGGCTGGGGTGAGCATGATCGGATGTGAAGTGCGTGTTATAAATGAAAAGGGACAGGAAGTGGAAAAGAATGGGAAGGAAATTGGTGAAGTGGTCACGCGAAGCAATGGCGTCATGAAGGGGTATTGGAAAAATCCAGAGGCTACGATGGAAACCATTAGGGATGGATGGCTTCATACGGGTGATATGGCAACAGTTGACTCGTACGGGAATATTGATATTGTCGATCGGAAAAAGGATATCATTATAAGTGGTGGGGAGAATATTTCTTCTATTGAAGTTGAAGGAGTACTTTATGAGCACCCGAGTGTATTAGAAGCAGCAGTTATTGCTGTTCCGCATGAGAAGTGGGGAGAAACACCTCATGCTTTCGTAGTGGTTAGATCTGGTCATTCGGTGGAAGAAAAGGATCTTATCTCTTTCTCTCGTGAAAAGCTTGCTCATTTTAAAGCAGTTACCGGTGTTACTTTTGTTAAAGAATTACCGAAAACCGCATCAGGAAAAATTCAAAAAGTCCATCTTAGAAATGATTATTGGGAGTCTCATGGAAAAGCAGGTAAATTTGTTAATTAA
- the asnB gene encoding asparagine synthase (glutamine-hydrolyzing) — protein sequence MCGITGWIDFQRDMRKERDSITKMAETLAKRGPDDTNVWTDIHAGFGHKRLIVVDPEGGKQPMSKSKNNHKYTICYNGELYNTEDIRKELLVKGYSFSGHSDTEVLLTAYIEWEENCVEHLNGIFAFAIWDEKKEQLFIGRDRLGVKPLFYLSTEKGIIFGSELKAILAHPEVKTEIDREGLAEVFALGPSRSPGNGVFKGISELRPAHALTLSKSKGLNIWRYWNVKSEKHTDSLNDTVDKVRFLFTDAVKRQLVSDVPLCTFLSGGVDSSAITAIAAMEYQKEGKGSLHTYSIDYEGNDQFFKANEFQPNSDGIYIQKMSDEFQTTHHNSIISQELLAEHLIEAVHVRDLPGMADVDSSLLWFCREIKKDFVVSLSGECADEIFGGYPWFRREADLSREGFPWMRSIEERQGLLRTEWREKLQLKDYMLQQFNKTVQETPVLEGETREEAKRRELFYLNMIWFMTTLLDRKDRMSMGASLEVRVPFADHRLVEYVWNIPWEMKNYQNREKGLLRKALEGILPEEVLYRKKSPYPKTHNPKYTKAVQQMLAEIMTDRGSVLYEFFDEAKLKEIIATEGAAFKEPWFGQLMTGPQLLAHLAQIHIWFKDYNINIVES from the coding sequence ATGTGTGGCATAACAGGCTGGATTGACTTCCAAAGAGATATGAGAAAAGAACGTGACTCTATTACGAAAATGGCTGAAACCTTGGCAAAGCGCGGTCCAGATGATACAAATGTATGGACGGATATTCATGCAGGATTCGGACATAAACGCTTAATTGTTGTTGACCCTGAGGGCGGAAAACAACCAATGTCTAAATCAAAAAATAATCACAAATATACGATTTGTTATAATGGTGAACTATATAATACCGAAGATATTCGAAAAGAACTGTTAGTAAAAGGATATTCCTTTAGCGGTCATTCTGATACAGAAGTTCTATTAACTGCATATATAGAATGGGAAGAAAATTGTGTTGAACATTTAAATGGCATATTTGCTTTCGCCATTTGGGATGAGAAGAAGGAACAGCTCTTTATAGGAAGAGATCGACTTGGCGTTAAGCCGCTTTTTTATTTATCAACAGAAAAAGGAATTATATTTGGCTCTGAATTAAAAGCGATTCTTGCTCATCCAGAAGTGAAAACAGAAATTGACCGAGAAGGATTAGCAGAAGTCTTTGCTCTAGGTCCATCAAGATCCCCAGGAAATGGGGTATTTAAAGGGATATCTGAGCTAAGGCCTGCTCATGCACTTACTCTATCCAAAAGCAAAGGACTAAATATTTGGCGATACTGGAATGTAAAAAGTGAGAAGCATACGGACAGCTTGAATGATACCGTTGATAAGGTTCGCTTCCTCTTTACGGATGCGGTTAAACGCCAGCTTGTTTCAGATGTTCCTCTTTGTACATTTTTATCAGGCGGAGTAGATTCTAGTGCTATTACAGCCATTGCTGCGATGGAATATCAAAAAGAAGGAAAAGGGAGCCTTCATACGTATTCAATTGATTATGAAGGAAATGACCAGTTCTTTAAGGCAAATGAATTTCAGCCGAATTCGGATGGAATCTATATACAAAAAATGTCTGATGAATTTCAGACCACTCATCACAATAGCATTATTTCTCAAGAGCTTCTTGCTGAACATTTAATTGAAGCGGTTCATGTGAGAGATTTACCAGGAATGGCTGATGTAGATTCATCTCTTTTATGGTTCTGCCGTGAAATTAAAAAGGATTTTGTTGTTAGTTTATCGGGGGAATGTGCAGATGAGATTTTTGGTGGATACCCTTGGTTCCGACGTGAAGCTGATTTATCACGTGAAGGTTTTCCGTGGATGAGATCGATTGAAGAAAGACAGGGTTTGCTTCGAACAGAATGGCGGGAAAAGTTACAGCTTAAGGACTATATGCTTCAACAATTCAATAAGACTGTTCAAGAAACTCCTGTTTTAGAGGGGGAGACGAGGGAAGAAGCAAAAAGACGAGAGTTGTTTTATCTGAATATGATTTGGTTTATGACCACCTTACTTGATCGAAAGGATCGAATGAGTATGGGAGCAAGTCTTGAAGTAAGGGTTCCTTTTGCAGATCATCGACTAGTTGAATATGTCTGGAATATCCCTTGGGAGATGAAGAATTATCAGAATCGTGAAAAAGGATTGTTACGAAAAGCATTAGAAGGAATTCTCCCAGAGGAAGTATTGTATCGAAAGAAAAGTCCGTATCCGAAAACGCATAATCCGAAGTATACAAAAGCAGTACAGCAGATGCTTGCAGAGATTATGACGGATAGAGGTTCAGTTCTTTATGAATTCTTTGATGAAGCAAAACTAAAGGAAATAATCGCTACTGAAGGTGCAGCCTTTAAAGAACCTTGGTTCGGCCAATTAATGACTGGACCACAGCTTCTTGCTCATCTAGCCCAAATTCACATCTGGTTTAAAGATTACAATATTAATATTGTTGAGTCGTAA
- a CDS encoding spore germination protein, translating to MPAIVGVAQVISIGSSSIFHIGDVYKIMPISNAKTYSGAGSFNTGDGLRVYNKFSSTNAYDHDGIDQGNILNA from the coding sequence ATGCCAGCAATAGTCGGTGTAGCTCAAGTAATCTCGATTGGAAGTAGTTCCATTTTTCATATTGGAGATGTATATAAAATCATGCCTATTTCTAATGCCAAGACATACTCAGGGGCAGGTTCCTTTAATACAGGGGATGGGTTACGTGTTTATAACAAGTTTAGTTCTACCAACGCGTATGACCATGACGGCATTGACCAAGGAAATATTTTAAATGCTTAA
- a CDS encoding DUF418 domain-containing protein, producing MNNQKRIVSIDIMRGLSILGIFLVNMLSFHTPILYIDPFVTWTTTSDRLFYSWIDLFIQGSIYPLFSFLFGYGFVILRERTIAKGGNFPTIAIRRLLFLFIIGWVHANYIWHGDILFTYSLFGILLLLFIRLRGKVLMLLGMILYFVPNVIITVMMILASMVAGNGEFTLADETSALASYKAYQNGTYEEIREQRFMDWYLVNNPGNLFFMLFSIFPMFLIGGGAAKENWLRRVKELKRPFLVAIGVTLLIGLVIKSAPYWLTRNWPTEYSQDMLGGPLLSISYILLIALGTNHERGLQVLKFFGPVGKLSFTNYLVQSIVSTMIFYSYGLGLYGQVSVVEGTLLALTIFLFQLIFSHIWIKYFYIGPFEWVWRTVSYWEWQNLMKKGENK from the coding sequence ATGAATAACCAGAAGAGAATTGTTTCCATTGATATAATGAGAGGATTATCCATATTGGGGATTTTCTTAGTAAACATGCTATCTTTTCATACTCCAATCCTTTATATTGACCCATTTGTTACATGGACGACAACTAGTGACCGCTTGTTTTACTCGTGGATAGATTTGTTCATCCAAGGAAGTATATATCCTTTATTCTCTTTTCTCTTTGGATATGGTTTTGTGATTTTAAGAGAGAGAACGATTGCAAAGGGTGGAAACTTTCCGACCATAGCAATAAGGAGATTACTTTTTTTGTTCATTATCGGTTGGGTGCATGCGAACTATATCTGGCATGGAGATATTCTTTTTACCTACTCCTTGTTTGGCATCCTCCTGCTACTCTTTATCAGACTTAGAGGAAAAGTACTTATGTTACTGGGGATGATTTTATACTTTGTACCTAATGTCATCATTACGGTAATGATGATCTTAGCGTCAATGGTTGCTGGTAATGGGGAATTTACGTTGGCAGATGAGACAAGTGCACTAGCGTCGTATAAAGCTTATCAAAATGGTACTTATGAGGAAATACGGGAGCAAAGATTTATGGATTGGTATTTAGTAAATAATCCAGGTAATCTATTCTTTATGCTCTTTTCAATCTTTCCGATGTTTTTAATCGGGGGAGGAGCGGCGAAAGAGAACTGGTTAAGAAGAGTAAAAGAATTAAAGAGACCGTTTCTAGTAGCAATAGGGGTAACATTACTCATTGGATTGGTTATTAAGAGCGCTCCTTATTGGTTAACAAGAAACTGGCCAACAGAATATTCTCAAGATATGCTTGGTGGTCCTCTTTTATCTATATCATACATCCTACTGATCGCACTTGGTACGAATCATGAACGAGGCTTACAGGTGTTAAAATTCTTTGGACCTGTTGGGAAGCTTAGTTTCACAAATTACTTAGTACAATCCATCGTATCGACGATGATATTTTATTCCTACGGACTTGGACTGTATGGACAAGTATCAGTTGTCGAAGGAACGTTATTAGCCTTAACGATATTTCTATTTCAATTAATTTTTAGTCATATATGGATAAAGTATTTTTATATAGGCCCATTTGAGTGGGTGTGGAGAACAGTTTCGTACTGGGAATGGCAGAATTTAATGAAAAAAGGAGAAAACAAATGA